Proteins co-encoded in one Sulfuricaulis limicola genomic window:
- a CDS encoding D-alanine--D-alanine ligase has product MSRNFGKVAVLMGGPSAEREVSLKSGNAVLAALKRKGVDAHGFDADKSTLRQLEDGKFERVFIVLHGRWGEDGVIQGALEVLDIPYTGSGVLGSALGMDKLRTKYLWSAAGIPTPEYAVLEAGTDFDKVAAKLGLPVFVKPVREGSSLGVSKARTVAELKAAWKSAAKYDDQVIAERFIDGAEITCGILGDQALPLIRIETDREFYDYEAKYILDTTRYLCPCGLPADQERAIQALAQRAFAALGCSGWGRVDFMLDKDGRAYALEVNTVPGMTDHSLVPKAAQQAGMNFDELVLKILETADVER; this is encoded by the coding sequence ATGAGCAGAAATTTCGGCAAGGTGGCGGTATTGATGGGCGGCCCTTCCGCCGAGCGCGAGGTGTCGCTCAAGAGCGGCAATGCCGTGCTCGCGGCCCTGAAGCGCAAGGGGGTCGATGCGCATGGCTTCGACGCCGATAAATCCACCCTGCGCCAGCTGGAAGACGGGAAATTCGAACGCGTGTTCATCGTGCTGCACGGACGCTGGGGCGAGGACGGCGTGATCCAGGGCGCGCTCGAAGTGCTCGACATTCCCTATACCGGCAGCGGCGTGCTCGGCTCGGCGCTCGGCATGGACAAGCTCAGAACCAAATATCTCTGGTCCGCCGCCGGCATTCCGACGCCGGAATACGCCGTGCTGGAAGCCGGGACCGATTTCGACAAGGTCGCTGCAAAACTTGGTCTGCCGGTGTTCGTGAAACCGGTGCGTGAAGGATCGAGCCTCGGCGTGAGCAAGGCCAGGACGGTGGCCGAACTGAAGGCGGCCTGGAAGAGCGCGGCCAAATACGACGATCAGGTCATCGCCGAGCGCTTCATCGACGGCGCCGAGATCACCTGCGGGATTCTCGGCGATCAGGCCTTGCCGCTGATCAGGATCGAGACCGATCGGGAATTCTACGACTACGAAGCGAAGTACATCCTCGATACCACGCGCTATCTCTGCCCCTGCGGCCTGCCCGCGGACCAGGAGCGCGCCATCCAGGCGCTGGCGCAACGCGCATTCGCCGCGCTCGGTTGCAGCGGCTGGGGCCGGGTGGATTTCATGCTCGACAAGGACGGGCGCGCGTACGCGCTCGAGGTCAACACGGTACCGGGCATGACGGATCACAGCCTGGTGCCCAAGGCGGCGCAGCAGGCGGGCATGAATTTCGATGAACTGGTTTTGAAAATACTGGAGACGGCGGATGTCGAGCGCTGA
- a CDS encoding cell division protein FtsQ/DivIB → MSSADTTRTKNEEGISLFRAAVLLFVLLSGLLALAFGADWLLRTDNFPVRQVRFEGEFRHVTQPELEAAVVKAVQGNFFLLNLDAVKARVEALPWVYTASVRRQWPQDVYVRFTEQQLAARWGDGAFLNQAGDVVRVTLNDPVPELPRLEGPEGTGPQVLEHFRKLGQILAVVGLELERVSLTPRRVWHLELKDGMVIVLDRDQPEYKLERFARVYAQSLRDQPAKIAQVDLRYANGFAVQTAGVRAAAHREAPGRLGATGTGRTGAAKKG, encoded by the coding sequence ATGTCGAGCGCTGACACGACACGCACAAAGAATGAAGAAGGCATCAGCCTGTTCAGGGCGGCGGTGCTGCTGTTCGTGCTGTTGTCAGGGCTGCTGGCGCTGGCCTTCGGCGCCGACTGGTTGTTGCGCACCGACAATTTTCCGGTGCGGCAGGTGCGCTTCGAGGGCGAATTCAGGCACGTGACACAGCCGGAGCTGGAAGCCGCCGTGGTCAAGGCCGTGCAGGGAAATTTTTTCCTGCTCAACCTGGACGCGGTGAAGGCGCGCGTGGAAGCGCTGCCCTGGGTCTACACGGCCTCGGTGCGGCGCCAGTGGCCGCAGGACGTGTACGTGCGGTTCACGGAGCAGCAGCTGGCCGCGCGCTGGGGCGATGGCGCCTTTCTCAACCAGGCCGGCGACGTGGTGCGCGTGACGCTGAACGACCCGGTGCCGGAACTCCCGCGGCTGGAGGGTCCCGAAGGAACCGGGCCGCAGGTACTCGAACATTTCAGGAAGCTCGGCCAGATCCTGGCGGTGGTCGGTCTGGAGCTGGAGCGGGTTTCGCTGACGCCACGGCGTGTCTGGCATCTGGAACTCAAGGACGGAATGGTCATTGTGCTGGACCGGGACCAGCCGGAATACAAGCTGGAGCGGTTTGCGCGGGTGTATGCGCAATCGCTGCGGGACCAGCCCGCGAAAATCGCCCAGGTGGACCTGCGCTATGCCAATGGCTTTGCGGTGCAGACGGCCGGGGTGCGGGCCGCCGCTCATCGGGAAGCGCCGGGGCGCCTGGGTGCCACCGGCACAGGAAGGACAGGAGCAGCCAAGAAGGGGTAA